In a single window of the Rhodamnia argentea isolate NSW1041297 chromosome 2, ASM2092103v1, whole genome shotgun sequence genome:
- the LOC115751381 gene encoding uncharacterized protein LOC115751381 produces MSATIVSDPLVISTPEAQPSAILGGTAQIDVESAICDCCGLTEECTPAYIERIRERYHGKWICGLCAEAIKDEIVRTERLVSTEEAMTRHMNFCKKFKSSEPPPDPTVHLISAMRHLLRRSLESRSPPSSPMRKETRMPRTPLTRSESCFSTLTG; encoded by the coding sequence ATGTCCGCAACCATAGTAAGTGACCCTTTGGTGATCTCAACCCCGGAGGCTCAACCATCTGCCATACTCGGGGGCACAGCTCAAATTGATGTGGAATCCGCCATATGTGACTGCTGTGGGTTGACAGAAGAATGCACACCTGCGTACATCGAACGCATCCGAGAGCGATATCACGGTAAATGGATATGCGGGCTCTGCGCGGAGGCCATAAAAGATGAAATTGTAAGAACAGAGAGGCTTGTTAGTACTGAAGAGGCCATGACCAGGCATATGAACTTCTGCAAGAAGTTCAAGTCATCAGAGCCACCTCCAGATCCTACAGTACACTTGATATCTGCCATGAGACATCTTCTAAGGCGGAGTTTGGAATCGAGATCCCCCCCTAGCAGCCCGATGAGGAAAGAGACGCGAATGCCTCGCACGCCGCTGACTCGGTCAGAAAGCTGCTTTTCGACTCTAACTGGCTGA